A part of Larkinella insperata genomic DNA contains:
- a CDS encoding response regulator transcription factor has translation MSATKTSQQLHRVLVVDDDPDIVEMLQYNLEKEGYDVRTAPDGRKALETARTFVPELVLLDIMMPQLDGIETGRQLRTMPDLRQTYILYLTARSEEYSEVAAFEIGADDYITKPIKPRALMSRINALFRREAQKADPGDKIEIGGLTINRQNYTVTNADKTVVLPKKEFELLFFLALSPNKVFGREELLQKIWGVDIYVLERTVDVHIRKLREKIGENYIKTLKGVGYMFTNEG, from the coding sequence ATGAGTGCCACCAAAACATCGCAACAACTTCACCGCGTACTGGTCGTCGATGATGATCCGGACATTGTTGAGATGCTGCAATACAACTTGGAAAAAGAAGGATACGACGTTCGCACCGCCCCCGATGGCCGCAAGGCCCTTGAAACGGCCCGCACGTTTGTTCCCGAACTGGTGCTGCTTGACATCATGATGCCGCAACTGGACGGTATTGAAACCGGTCGCCAGCTTCGCACCATGCCTGATTTACGGCAAACGTATATCCTTTACCTGACCGCCCGGTCGGAAGAATACTCCGAGGTGGCGGCTTTTGAAATCGGCGCCGACGACTACATCACCAAGCCCATCAAACCGCGCGCCCTGATGAGCCGGATTAACGCCCTCTTCCGGCGCGAAGCCCAAAAAGCCGATCCGGGGGATAAAATCGAAATTGGTGGACTGACCATCAATCGCCAGAATTACACCGTTACGAACGCCGACAAAACCGTTGTTCTGCCCAAAAAAGAATTTGAATTGCTGTTTTTCCTGGCCCTGTCGCCCAACAAGGTGTTTGGCCGCGAAGAATTGCTGCAAAAAATCTGGGGCGTCGACATTTACGTTCTGGAACGCACGGTAGACGTGCACATCCGGAAACTGCGGGAGAAGATTGGTGAGAACTACATCAAAACCCTGAAAGGCGTCGGGTATATGTTTACGAATGAGGGGTAA
- a CDS encoding DNA-3-methyladenine glycosylase I yields the protein MSYCRIIETMTADRKALHKAYHDQHYGFPIHDDNELFARLVLEINQAGLSWETILRKEAGFRKAYDNFELQKVAAYTDTDRERLLADAGIIRNRLKINAAIENAKTIQKLQKEHGSFEKWLELHHPKTREEWVKLFKKTFRFTGGEIVNEFLMSIGYLPGAHAAECAVYARVLEARPLWAS from the coding sequence ATGTCCTATTGCCGCATTATTGAAACCATGACCGCCGACCGGAAGGCCCTGCACAAAGCCTATCACGATCAGCATTACGGTTTTCCAATTCACGACGACAACGAACTGTTTGCCCGCTTGGTGCTGGAAATCAATCAGGCCGGTTTGAGCTGGGAAACCATTCTGCGAAAAGAAGCCGGTTTTCGGAAGGCATACGACAATTTCGAGCTGCAAAAAGTAGCGGCTTACACCGATACCGACCGCGAACGATTGCTGGCCGATGCGGGAATCATTCGCAACCGGCTTAAAATCAATGCGGCAATCGAAAACGCAAAAACTATTCAGAAACTACAGAAAGAGCACGGTTCGTTTGAGAAATGGCTCGAACTGCACCATCCCAAAACGAGAGAAGAATGGGTGAAATTGTTTAAAAAGACGTTCCGCTTCACTGGGGGCGAGATCGTCAACGAGTTCCTGATGAGCATTGGCTACCTGCCGGGTGCACACGCGGCCGAGTGCGCGGTTTACGCGAGGGTTCTGGAAGCCAGGCCGCTATGGGCCAGCTAA
- a CDS encoding PSP1 domain-containing protein, protein MGCKSCTTGGCGTKNAAGAVKGCKNNGACGTGGCNKMNVFDWLSNMETPSTRRYDAAVEVKFKGGRKEYFRNPHQLDLTTGDFVVCEMQTGYHIGCVSLQGELVRLQMLKKNIPFSDDLKVIHRVASQKDLEKHEQAIARDLTTMYRTREVVKELKLNMKLSDVEYQSDNTKATFYYSSDERVDFRELIKILAAEFKIRVEMRQISLRQEAGRLGGIGSCGRELCCSTWLTDFKNITTSAARYQNLSLNPSKLSGQCGRLKCCLNYELETYVDALRDIPQVEKPLETQKGRASLQKTDIFRRIMWFGYSTESTWYPLPVERVMQIQELNKKGIIPESFDLLEPVAEKKEGAKGLTSLNSDLEKLDKKFSDRSDRKKKRKKKKPSGTGGGPAANPAASNGRPEKGKAS, encoded by the coding sequence ATGGGATGCAAATCATGCACGACCGGAGGCTGCGGAACGAAAAATGCAGCCGGAGCCGTGAAAGGATGTAAAAATAACGGAGCCTGTGGCACCGGCGGTTGCAATAAAATGAATGTTTTCGACTGGCTGAGTAACATGGAGACGCCCTCCACCCGCCGGTACGACGCAGCCGTGGAAGTGAAATTTAAAGGAGGGCGAAAAGAATATTTCCGGAACCCGCACCAACTCGACCTGACTACGGGTGATTTTGTGGTTTGCGAAATGCAAACGGGGTATCACATCGGTTGCGTGTCGCTCCAGGGCGAACTGGTTCGGTTGCAGATGCTGAAGAAAAACATTCCGTTTTCCGACGATCTGAAGGTGATTCACCGGGTTGCTTCGCAGAAGGATCTGGAGAAACACGAGCAGGCCATCGCCCGTGATCTGACGACCATGTACCGCACCCGCGAAGTGGTGAAAGAACTGAAGCTCAACATGAAGTTGTCGGATGTGGAATATCAGTCGGATAACACGAAAGCGACGTTCTACTATTCTTCCGACGAACGGGTTGACTTCCGGGAATTAATTAAAATCCTGGCGGCGGAGTTTAAAATCCGGGTGGAAATGCGGCAGATCAGTCTGCGGCAGGAAGCCGGGCGGCTGGGCGGTATTGGCTCGTGTGGTCGCGAACTCTGCTGTTCAACCTGGTTGACGGATTTCAAGAACATCACGACCTCGGCGGCCCGGTATCAAAACCTGTCGCTGAACCCCAGCAAGCTGTCCGGCCAGTGTGGGCGGTTGAAGTGCTGCCTGAACTACGAGCTGGAAACGTATGTAGATGCGTTACGCGATATTCCGCAGGTGGAAAAACCGCTGGAAACCCAGAAGGGACGGGCCTCGCTCCAGAAAACCGATATTTTCCGCCGGATCATGTGGTTTGGGTACAGCACTGAAAGCACGTGGTATCCGCTGCCCGTTGAGCGCGTCATGCAGATTCAGGAGCTGAACAAGAAAGGCATTATTCCCGAATCGTTCGACTTGCTGGAGCCGGTAGCTGAGAAGAAAGAAGGTGCGAAAGGGCTAACTTCGCTGAACAGTGATCTGGAAAAACTGGATAAAAAATTCAGCGACCGCAGCGATCGGAAGAAAAAACGGAAAAAGAAAAAACCGTCAGGAACGGGCGGTGGGCCTGCCGCCAATCCGGCGGCTTCGAACGGCCGTCCGGAAAAAGGCAAAGCTTCTTAA
- a CDS encoding sensor histidine kinase, with protein MSFSPRFIAFLLAGLISGLTVAFLAFVEGVTRSMLFVVAVSSLITSFFLILFAIEILVFREVNKLYKTIHKLRMRDFSLSRSTIVKSNNPFKKLNDEIFVYVARKQKEIEELRRLEQFRREFLADVSHELKTPVFAAQGFIHTLIDGAVDDEKVRDKFLSKAAKSLDGLDALVKDLVALSQLETGEVKMNFETVDLYQVTLEVFEQLENTADARQTSLKIKADPPGAVLVKADAQRITQVMTNLIENAIKYGNEGGKVQVSFEEERKHYAVLIRDNGPGIPPEHLNRIFERFYRVDKSRSKERGGTGLGLAIVKHILNAHKSKITVMSKLDKGTSFSFKLDKAD; from the coding sequence ATGTCTTTTAGTCCCCGTTTTATCGCATTTCTGCTGGCGGGCCTGATCTCGGGCCTAACGGTTGCGTTTCTGGCCTTCGTCGAAGGCGTTACGCGCAGCATGCTGTTTGTGGTGGCGGTTTCGTCGCTCATCACGTCGTTTTTCCTTATTCTGTTTGCCATCGAAATCCTGGTGTTTCGCGAGGTCAATAAACTCTACAAGACCATCCACAAACTCCGAATGCGGGATTTTTCGCTTTCACGCAGCACCATCGTTAAAAGCAACAACCCGTTCAAGAAGCTCAACGACGAGATTTTTGTTTACGTGGCCCGTAAGCAGAAGGAAATCGAAGAACTCCGGCGGCTGGAGCAGTTCCGGCGCGAGTTTCTGGCCGATGTTTCCCACGAACTGAAAACACCGGTTTTTGCCGCGCAGGGCTTTATTCATACGCTCATCGACGGGGCTGTCGACGATGAAAAAGTTCGGGATAAATTTCTGTCCAAAGCCGCCAAGAGTCTGGACGGTCTGGATGCACTGGTGAAAGACCTGGTGGCGCTGTCGCAACTGGAAACGGGCGAGGTCAAGATGAATTTCGAGACCGTTGATCTGTATCAGGTAACACTGGAGGTCTTTGAGCAACTGGAAAACACGGCCGACGCGCGTCAAACTTCCCTCAAAATCAAAGCCGATCCGCCCGGTGCCGTGCTGGTGAAAGCCGATGCCCAGCGCATTACGCAGGTTATGACCAACCTGATTGAAAACGCCATCAAATACGGCAACGAAGGCGGCAAGGTACAGGTTAGTTTTGAAGAAGAGCGAAAGCATTACGCCGTTCTGATTCGCGATAACGGCCCCGGAATTCCGCCCGAACACCTCAACCGCATCTTCGAACGGTTTTACCGCGTCGACAAAAGCCGCTCCAAAGAACGGGGCGGTACGGGCCTGGGACTCGCCATCGTGAAGCACATTCTGAACGCCCACAAGTCGAAAATTACCGTGATGAGCAAGCTCGACAAAGGAACCAGCTTTAGCTTCAAGCTGGACAAAGCCGACTAA
- a CDS encoding LON peptidase substrate-binding domain-containing protein, with the protein MEIYLPLFPLNLVVYPHEELNLHIFEERYRQLIGECLETGNTFGIPAFINNELPGFGTEMRVVALHKRYDDGRMDIKTEGTRIFRIASFDNPSPGKLYAGGRVEAVESEPELGDHRDELVVKLTQLYQLLQVKSEIDEETPLLSFRVAHKIGLSVEDEYKLLTLEHENERQQFLIRHLDRVLPVVSEMERTKDRIKMNGHFKNLDPLKF; encoded by the coding sequence ATGGAAATCTATTTGCCTCTCTTCCCGCTGAACCTCGTGGTTTACCCCCACGAAGAACTCAACCTGCACATCTTCGAAGAGCGGTACCGTCAGTTGATCGGCGAGTGTCTCGAAACTGGTAACACCTTTGGCATCCCAGCGTTCATCAACAATGAACTCCCCGGTTTTGGTACGGAAATGCGCGTCGTAGCCTTGCACAAACGCTACGACGACGGCCGGATGGATATCAAAACGGAGGGAACCCGGATTTTCCGGATTGCCTCCTTCGACAACCCGTCGCCGGGCAAACTATACGCGGGCGGGCGGGTCGAAGCCGTAGAAAGCGAACCCGAACTGGGCGATCACCGGGACGAGCTGGTGGTAAAATTAACGCAGCTCTACCAGCTACTCCAGGTTAAATCCGAAATCGACGAAGAAACTCCCCTGCTATCGTTTCGGGTGGCCCATAAAATTGGCTTGTCCGTTGAAGATGAATACAAGCTGCTGACCCTCGAGCACGAAAACGAACGCCAACAGTTTCTGATCCGCCATCTCGACCGGGTACTGCCGGTAGTCTCAGAGATGGAACGCACCAAAGACCGTATCAAAATGAACGGCCACTTCAAAAATCTCGACCCACTAAAGTTCTGA
- a CDS encoding AI-2E family transporter: protein MENKQAEVNLPSYVRLACILIVTTILVYWLSTMQEFLVPLVFSVLFAMILYPIDNRLERWGVPRVPAILVCLVIVIGFLYLLFYLVSLQIANFTQEAPKLVERGNAILDRLQTFGEDRFHIKRSEITKEAKNYFNNLIRESGSFLTSTLLATTNTLSTISIVPLYIFFLMLYRDFFRTFFYKVFNTTKRAKIDVVFGRIYTVVKDYLVGLVLVIVIVGVLNTVGLLILGIDYAVFFGFLGAFMILIPYIGILIGSLLPALFTLLTNDNPLIALGVIGVFSFVQILEGNFITPYIVGSKVSINPLSAIVVLLLWGQLWGVTGLILALPMTAILKVIFDAVEPLKPYGFLLGEAERQKTRPLNVKDIADKIPKKVKDLVD from the coding sequence ATGGAAAACAAACAAGCTGAAGTTAATCTGCCTTCATACGTCCGGTTGGCCTGTATCCTGATTGTAACGACTATTCTGGTCTACTGGCTATCGACCATGCAGGAATTTTTGGTTCCTCTGGTGTTTTCGGTGCTGTTTGCCATGATTCTTTACCCAATCGACAACCGGCTGGAACGCTGGGGCGTGCCGCGCGTACCGGCCATCCTGGTTTGCCTGGTTATTGTAATTGGCTTTTTATACCTGCTTTTTTACCTGGTTTCGCTGCAAATCGCCAATTTTACCCAGGAAGCGCCCAAACTTGTTGAGCGCGGTAACGCTATCCTGGACCGGCTCCAGACGTTCGGGGAAGATCGGTTTCACATCAAAAGGTCCGAAATAACGAAAGAAGCCAAAAATTACTTCAACAACCTGATCCGCGAAAGCGGTTCGTTCCTGACGTCAACGTTGCTGGCGACGACCAATACCCTGTCAACCATTTCAATCGTTCCGTTGTACATCTTCTTTCTGATGTTGTACCGCGATTTCTTCCGCACGTTTTTCTATAAAGTCTTCAACACCACGAAACGGGCGAAAATTGATGTGGTGTTCGGCCGGATTTACACCGTCGTCAAAGACTACCTGGTCGGGTTGGTGCTGGTTATCGTCATTGTGGGTGTGCTGAATACCGTCGGTCTGCTGATTCTGGGCATCGACTACGCGGTATTTTTCGGTTTCCTGGGTGCGTTTATGATTCTCATTCCGTACATCGGTATCCTGATCGGGTCGCTGCTGCCGGCGTTGTTTACCCTCCTGACCAACGACAACCCCCTGATTGCGCTGGGCGTAATCGGTGTTTTCTCGTTTGTGCAGATTCTGGAAGGGAATTTTATCACTCCGTACATTGTCGGGTCAAAAGTGAGCATCAATCCCCTGTCGGCCATTGTTGTCTTGTTACTTTGGGGGCAGTTGTGGGGCGTTACGGGTTTGATTCTGGCGCTGCCCATGACGGCAATCCTGAAAGTGATTTTTGATGCCGTCGAGCCACTCAAACCGTACGGTTTCCTGCTGGGTGAAGCCGAGCGTCAGAAAACCAGGCCGTTGAACGTGAAAGACATTGCGGACAAAATTCCGAAGAAGGTGAAGGATTTGGTGGATTAA
- a CDS encoding lipocalin family protein yields the protein MKVNHYLIIVTLSVVTLFGCSKSKDDVKPETESLLTRKWSFSEISVKTDAKTYAIPPSDDATFFGEDNTITFNNNNTYSTVEDGKVIETGTWKLSGDGKTLTLTDIDKTTTDMTINTLSNTAIELATKNVDVTKNDQSDEELNIAFVAGMLLYTIDLDNGGKVDFSQEPEPKSYQLLLKGKAL from the coding sequence ATGAAAGTTAACCACTACCTCATTATCGTCACGCTAAGTGTAGTAACATTGTTCGGCTGTTCTAAATCGAAAGATGACGTAAAGCCAGAGACTGAAAGTTTGCTGACTCGTAAATGGTCATTCAGTGAAATTAGTGTCAAAACCGACGCCAAGACGTATGCAATACCACCTTCTGATGATGCTACATTCTTTGGTGAAGACAACACTATAACTTTCAATAATAACAATACGTATTCTACTGTTGAAGATGGAAAAGTTATTGAGACTGGCACGTGGAAATTATCAGGCGATGGAAAAACATTGACGTTAACTGACATTGACAAGACCACGACTGACATGACGATAAATACGCTTTCCAATACGGCTATTGAGTTGGCAACTAAAAATGTGGATGTTACAAAAAACGATCAATCAGATGAAGAATTGAATATTGCTTTCGTTGCCGGTATGCTGCTGTACACGATTGACCTGGATAACGGTGGGAAAGTCGATTTCTCTCAAGAGCCTGAGCCTAAATCGTATCAATTGCTGCTCAAAGGGAAGGCCCTGTAA
- the purD gene encoding phosphoribosylamine--glycine ligase produces the protein MNILILGSGGREHAFAWKIAQSPLCHKLFVAPGNAGTALIATNLPISFNDTEAIVQALQDQKIDLLVVGPEEPLVKGLVDKLRLRKELANLRIVGPDQRGAQLEGSKDFSKQFMQRYGIPTASSRTFTADTLDEGLTYLESHSLPIVLKADGLAAGKGVIISETVAEAKTVLNDMLAGGRFGEAGHKVVIEQFLRGIELSVFVLTDGVNYKILPEAKDYKRIGEGDTGPNTGGMGAVSPVKFATAKFLQKVEEKIVKPTLAGLQQEGIRYQGFIFIGLINVKEEPYVIEYNARMGDPETEVVLPRIQNDFVELMVATADGELDKVQLQVSPQTAVTTVVVSGGYPDSYEKGKSITDLATLEDVTAFHAGTKPGFNGHVLTDGGRVLALTALANSLENAVMKSQKAARTVQFEGKYYRKDIGLDLLRYPD, from the coding sequence ATGAACATACTAATTCTTGGTTCGGGCGGAAGGGAACATGCATTTGCCTGGAAAATAGCACAGAGTCCGCTATGTCACAAGCTGTTTGTTGCCCCCGGTAACGCCGGAACTGCCCTGATTGCAACGAATCTGCCGATTTCCTTTAACGATACGGAAGCCATTGTACAGGCTCTCCAGGACCAAAAAATCGATTTGCTGGTCGTTGGGCCGGAAGAGCCGCTGGTGAAAGGACTGGTCGATAAGCTACGGCTCCGGAAAGAGCTGGCGAATTTACGGATCGTCGGACCCGATCAGCGGGGCGCTCAGCTCGAAGGCAGCAAGGATTTTTCCAAGCAGTTTATGCAGCGGTACGGTATTCCGACCGCATCTTCACGAACCTTCACCGCCGACACCCTGGACGAGGGGCTGACCTACCTGGAAAGCCATTCCCTGCCCATCGTTTTGAAAGCCGATGGACTGGCCGCCGGAAAAGGGGTTATCATTTCCGAAACCGTGGCCGAGGCCAAAACCGTCCTGAACGACATGCTGGCTGGTGGCCGGTTTGGCGAAGCGGGTCACAAAGTGGTTATTGAGCAATTCCTGAGGGGAATCGAATTGTCGGTATTTGTGCTGACGGATGGGGTAAACTACAAAATCCTGCCCGAAGCGAAAGACTACAAGCGAATCGGTGAGGGGGATACCGGGCCCAATACCGGCGGCATGGGGGCTGTTTCCCCCGTGAAGTTTGCCACCGCCAAATTCTTGCAGAAAGTCGAAGAAAAGATTGTCAAACCGACTTTAGCGGGTTTGCAGCAGGAGGGGATCCGGTATCAGGGTTTTATTTTTATCGGGCTGATTAATGTCAAAGAAGAGCCGTACGTTATTGAATACAACGCGCGCATGGGCGATCCGGAAACGGAAGTCGTGCTTCCCCGAATTCAAAATGATTTTGTGGAATTGATGGTTGCAACGGCCGATGGCGAACTGGATAAGGTGCAGTTGCAGGTTTCCCCCCAGACGGCCGTAACGACGGTCGTGGTGTCGGGCGGTTATCCTGATTCTTACGAGAAAGGAAAGTCCATCACGGACCTGGCCACCCTGGAGGACGTAACGGCATTTCATGCCGGAACCAAACCGGGTTTCAATGGGCATGTGTTAACGGATGGTGGCCGGGTTTTGGCCCTGACGGCATTGGCCAATTCGCTCGAGAATGCCGTTATGAAGTCGCAAAAAGCCGCCCGCACAGTGCAGTTTGAGGGTAAATATTATCGAAAAGACATCGGACTCGATCTACTCCGGTATCCGGATTGA
- a CDS encoding Dabb family protein yields the protein MFVHTVYFWLNNPGSDEDRQALRAGLETLKGITHFEALYIGKPADTRRPVIDHSYDWSLTYVFRDKAAHDAYQVDPIHEKFVENCSRYWQRVQVYDAVD from the coding sequence ATGTTTGTTCATACCGTTTATTTCTGGCTTAACAACCCCGGCAGCGACGAAGACCGTCAGGCCCTGCGCGCGGGTCTCGAAACGCTCAAAGGCATCACCCATTTTGAGGCCCTCTACATTGGCAAACCCGCCGATACCCGCCGTCCCGTAATCGATCATTCCTATGACTGGTCGCTGACGTACGTTTTCCGCGACAAAGCCGCCCACGACGCCTACCAGGTGGACCCCATCCACGAAAAATTTGTGGAAAACTGCTCCCGGTACTGGCAACGTGTGCAGGTGTATGATGCAGTGGATTAA
- a CDS encoding RluA family pseudouridine synthase, translating to MKLNFEDLIIFEDDDYILINKPPNIASLDERSADKTQSILRMAKAYHPDAQLGHRLDKGTSGALAIAKNPAAYRHLAMQFEHREVTKRYHAVVDGVHDFEGVSVYLPISPIKDGTAVKIDRQKGKEAETIFNTLQVFRMHTLVECIPITGRMHQIRVHLMCLKAPIANDPTYGGKPVFLSEMKRKFNLKKDTEEQSLIQRVALHARSLTFDLLNGERTVFEAPYPKDFDVLVKQLEKNS from the coding sequence ATGAAGCTGAATTTTGAAGACCTGATTATTTTTGAGGACGACGACTATATTTTAATTAACAAGCCGCCCAACATTGCTTCGCTCGACGAACGGAGCGCCGATAAAACGCAGAGTATCCTGCGGATGGCCAAAGCGTATCATCCTGACGCCCAGCTCGGCCATCGACTGGACAAAGGCACGTCGGGTGCCCTGGCCATTGCGAAGAACCCGGCGGCTTACCGACACCTGGCCATGCAGTTTGAGCACCGCGAAGTGACCAAACGGTACCATGCCGTGGTCGACGGTGTGCACGATTTTGAGGGAGTTTCGGTTTACCTGCCCATTTCGCCCATCAAAGACGGAACCGCCGTAAAAATTGATCGGCAGAAAGGGAAAGAAGCCGAGACCATATTCAATACGTTGCAGGTGTTTCGGATGCATACGCTGGTGGAGTGCATTCCAATTACGGGCCGGATGCACCAGATCCGGGTGCATTTGATGTGCTTGAAAGCTCCCATTGCCAACGACCCAACCTACGGCGGCAAACCGGTCTTTCTGTCGGAAATGAAGCGTAAATTCAACCTGAAAAAAGATACCGAGGAGCAATCGCTGATCCAGCGCGTGGCCCTGCACGCCCGCTCCCTGACGTTCGACCTGCTCAACGGCGAACGAACGGTTTTTGAAGCGCCATACCCGAAAGATTTCGATGTTTTGGTGAAGCAGTTGGAGAAAAATAGTTAG
- a CDS encoding FkbM family methyltransferase has product MTELYKRLKAKGCSFNHVCEVGVYLPETSNIADFIKDGVRATLVEADITLVPKIKDYFKEGKITVYPVAIWDYNGKLKLSKAAASTFVSDLHSSPALTNDNYQKTDDSSFEVECRVFSDLDDGTIDLLSVDIEGSEWYVLKNLKSRPNVISVETHGKSYINPFLDEIRVWMDQNTYVIWYKDGSDSVYIKGNLFPFTLSEKLLLGYRNLWLNFRRNKSNFKKAVFN; this is encoded by the coding sequence ATGACTGAACTGTATAAGCGCTTAAAGGCGAAGGGGTGCTCCTTTAACCATGTTTGCGAAGTTGGGGTTTACCTGCCCGAAACCTCTAACATTGCCGACTTTATAAAAGATGGCGTTCGCGCTACCCTGGTGGAAGCCGATATAACCCTCGTTCCTAAGATTAAAGACTATTTTAAAGAAGGTAAAATTACTGTTTATCCCGTAGCCATTTGGGATTATAACGGAAAACTAAAATTGTCGAAAGCCGCTGCTTCGACCTTCGTTTCGGACTTACATTCCAGCCCCGCCCTTACTAACGATAATTATCAGAAAACGGACGATTCGTCATTTGAAGTGGAATGCCGTGTATTTTCTGACTTGGACGATGGCACAATTGATTTGCTGAGCGTCGACATTGAAGGAAGTGAATGGTACGTTCTTAAAAACTTAAAAAGTCGTCCGAATGTAATTTCTGTCGAGACTCATGGAAAATCCTATATTAATCCGTTTTTAGACGAAATACGGGTCTGGATGGATCAGAACACCTACGTTATATGGTATAAAGATGGAAGCGATAGCGTTTATATCAAGGGCAATTTATTTCCTTTTACCCTGTCCGAAAAGTTGCTGTTAGGGTACAGGAATCTTTGGCTGAACTTCCGACGAAATAAAAGCAATTTCAAAAAAGCCGTCTTCAACTAA